A section of the Nitrospinota bacterium genome encodes:
- a CDS encoding secondary thiamine-phosphate synthase enzyme YjbQ has translation MREIITVHSTKREELIDITKDARSIVSKSGVRNGIMSLYAQGATSAIMIQENWDPSVPTDVIDFLRKIIPKGVWLHDRQDGNGDSHIKAGLIGPSETIPVIDGQLGLSQWQNIFFCDFDGPRSNRRVVCTVISDD, from the coding sequence ATGAGAGAAATAATCACGGTTCACTCCACAAAAAGGGAAGAACTTATCGACATCACAAAAGATGCAAGGAGCATCGTTTCGAAAAGCGGAGTAAGGAACGGCATCATGTCGCTCTACGCGCAGGGGGCTACTTCGGCGATCATGATCCAGGAGAACTGGGACCCCTCGGTCCCGACCGACGTGATCGACTTTCTTCGGAAGATAATCCCCAAAGGGGTCTGGCTCCACGACAGACAGGACGGCAACGGCGACTCACACATAAAGGCGGGTCTGATAGGCCCGTCCGAGACGATACCTGTTATCGACGGACAGCTTGGCCTCTCCCAGTGGCAAAACATATTCTTCTGCGATTTCGACGGCCCCCG